One stretch of Euphorbia lathyris chromosome 7, ddEupLath1.1, whole genome shotgun sequence DNA includes these proteins:
- the LOC136235565 gene encoding long chain acyl-CoA synthetase 9, chloroplastic, translated as MSAYIVGVIVPLVITLLFRNSKNNAKQRGIPVDCGGEQGYAIRNSRFPTPLESAWEGVSTLAELFEYACKRHGDKYLLGTRKLISREVEVKDGRSFEKLHLGEYEWLTYASAFEKVCNFASGLTHIGHAREERVAIFADTRAEWFMALQACFRRNVTVVTIYSSLGEEALCHSLNETEVTTVICGNKELKKLVDISGQLDTVKRVICMDDEIPSIASSVQQSGRWNIVSFSSVEKLGQENPSNADLPLKNDVAVIMYTSGSTGLPKGVMMTHANVLAVVSSVRTIVPGLESKDVYLAYLPLAHILEIAAENIVAGVGSAIGYGSPLTLTDTSNKIKKGTKGDASALKPTVMAAVPAILDRVRDGVRNKVDAKGGLSKVLFDLAYNRRLSAVNGSWFGAWGLELLLWNFLVFKKVRAVLGGRIRFLLSGGAPLSSDTQRFINICLGAPIGQGYGLTETCAGGTFSEFDDTSVGRVGNPIPCTYVKLIDWPEGGYLTSDSPMPRGEIVIGGPSVTLGYFKNEEKSREVYKVDERGMKWFYTGDIGQFHADGCLEIIDRKKDIVKLQHGEYVSLGKVEAALVVSPYVDNLMVHADPFHSYCVAIVLGAQNALEEWASKQGVSFSGFADLCSKDETIKEVQASLLKEAKKARLEKFEIPAKIKLLSEPWIPESGLVTAALKIKREAIRKAFSEDLNQLYQS; from the exons ATGAGTGCTTATATAGTGGGTGTTATTGTTCCTCTTGTGATTACTCTTCTCTTCCGAAATTCAAAGAATAATGCTAAGCAACGCGGTATCCCTGTCGATTGTGGAGGGGAACAGGGATACGCTATAAGGAATTCTAGGTTTCCGACGCCTTTAGAATCTGCTTGGGAAGGTGTTTCTACTCTGGCTGAACTTTTCGAGTATGCTTGTAAGAGGCATGGGGATAAATATTTGCTTGGAACGCGGAAATTGATCTCCAGGGAAGTTGAAGTGAAGGATGGAAGGTCTTTTGAGAAGCTTCATTTAGGAGAGTATGAATGGCTTACTTATGCTAGTGCATTTGAGAAAGTCTGTAACTTCGCTTCTGGTTTGACTCACATTGGGCATGCAAGAGAAGAACGTGTTGCTATATTTGCTGATACCAGAGCTGAATGGTTTATGGCTTTGCAG GCTTGCTTTAGGCGCAATGTCACCGTGGTTACCATCTATTCATCTTTGGGAGAGGAGGCTCTCTGTCACTCATTAAATGAG ACAGAGGTTACCACTGTCATTTGTGGCAACaaagaattgaagaaacttGTGGACATAAGTGGACAACTTGATACTGTCAAACGTGTTATATGTATGGATGATGAAATTCCATCTATTGCCTCATCAGTGCAGCAGAGTGGTCGCTGGAATATAGTTTCATTTTCCAGTGTTGAGAAACTTGGTCAAGAAAATCCTTCGAATGCTGATTTACCTCTTAAAAATGATGTTGCAGTGATAATGTATACAAGTGGGAGCACCGGGTTGCCCAAG GGTGTAATGATGACTCATGCTAATGTACTAGCTGTAGTATCTTCAGTCAGGACGATTGTTCCTGGCCTTGAGAGCAAGGATGTgtatctggcctacttgccaTTGGCTCATATCCTTGAAATAGCTGCTGAG AATATAGTAGCTGGGGTTGGAAGTGCTATAGGATATGGATCTCCTTTAACACTTACAGATAcatcaaacaaaataaaaaagggaACAAAGGGAGATGCCAGTGCATTGAAACCAACTGTGATGGCAGCTGTCCCAGCAATTCTTGATCGTGTTCGGGATGGTGTGCGCAATAAG GTGGATGCAAAGGGTGGTTTAAGTAAAGTTCTGTTCGACTTGGCATACAACCGTCGACTGTCTGCAGTTAATGGTAGCTGGTTTGGAGCATGGGGCCTAGAATTGCTTCTTTGGAACTTCCTTGTGTTTAAGAAGGTCCGAGCAGTTTTGGGAGGTCGTATTCGTTTCTTGCTTTCTGGAGGTGCTCCTCTTTCTAGCGATACTCAAAGATTTATCAACATTTGCCTTGG GGCTCCAATAGGCCAAGGTTATGGTCTAACTGAGACTTGTGCTGGTGGGACCTTTTCTGAGTTTGACGATACATCAGTTGGTCGAGTTGGTAATCCAATTCCTTGTACATATGTTAAG TTAATAGATTGGCCTGAAGGCGGATACTTAACAAGTGACTCACCAATGCCTCGTGGAGAAATAGTTATCGGTGGTCCTAGTGTCACTCTGGGTTATTTCAAGAATGAAGAAAAATCGAGAGAAGTATACAAG GTTGATGAAAGAGGAATGAAGTGGTTCTACACAGGTGATATTGGGCAGTTTCATGCTGATGGCTGCCTAGAGATTATTGACAGGAAAAAGGACATAGTCAAGCTTCAGCATGGAGAATATGTATCATTAGGAAAG GTTGAGGCTGCTTTGGTTGTGAGCCCCTACGTTGATAACTTGATGGTGCATGCTGATCCATTTCACAGTTACTGTGTCGCCATTGTTCTGGGTGCACAAAATGCACTAGAAGAGTGGGCTTCAAAACAAGGAGTCAGCTTTTCTGGTTTTGCTGACTTGTGTTCAAAAGATGAAACCATTAAGGAAGTACAAGCATCTCTTCTTAAG GAAGCAAAGAAAGCACGTTTGGAGAAGTTTGAGATACCTGCAAAGATAAAATTGCTGTCAGAGCCATGGATACCTGAATCTGGCCTTGTCACTGCTGCTCTTAAGATCAAGAGAGAGGCCATTAGGAAGGCCTTTTCTGAAGACCTTAATCAATTGTatcaatcataa